In the genome of Nycticebus coucang isolate mNycCou1 chromosome X, mNycCou1.pri, whole genome shotgun sequence, the window tgccatggcgtcacagctcacagcaacctgaaactcttgggcttaagtgattctcttgcctcacactccaagtagctgggactacaggcgcccgccacaatgcccagcaatatttgttgttgttgttgttgcaattgtcgttgttgttttagctggcccaggctgggttcgaacccgccatctttggtgtacgtggctggcacccaacccactgagccacaggcaccgccacaacatGAGATTTCTTATTACACACAATACAACCTCTGCAACCTTAAACACATTTACAGAGGAACTTGAGAAGTGTGGAGTCACGACAATAGGAAGAGTGTGTGAAGCAACTGATGACACTACTCTCGTGGAGAAAGAAGGCATCCGTGTTCTCCACTGGCCTTTTAATGATGATGCACCACCGTCTAACCAGATTGTTGATGACTGCTTAAGTCTTGTAAAAATCAAGtttcggctcggcacctgtggctcaagtggctaaggcgccagccacatacacctgagctggcaggttcaaa includes:
- the LOC128578415 gene encoding protein tyrosine phosphatase type IVA 1-like produces the protein MRFLITHNTTSATLNTFTEELEKCGVTTIGRVCEATDDTTLVEKEGIRVLHWPFNDDAPPSNQIVDDCLSLVKIKFRFMKNCCIAVHCVADLGRDLVFVGLTLIEGGMKYEDAVQFIKQKQQGAFNSKQLL